Proteins from a single region of Halorubrum sp. 2020YC2:
- a CDS encoding cation:proton antiporter gives MIEATPDIRPLLAVLVSFVAAFFIVASHRSPNVREGWTLVASLAKFGVVASMLPAVLDGAVFEWSAGAFLPGVGAPIEFALRADALGMLFAFLASGLWIVTSFYSIGYMRGLDEPNQTRYFAAFAVSLAATMGIAFAGNLVTIFVFYEILSIATYPLVAHDETAEARSAGRKYLAYTMFGGGVLVLAGTALVYLLAGSVDFTAGGIAELANADPGLAMLAFFLLAIGFGVKAGIMPLHQWLPEAMVAPTPVSGLLHAVAVVKSGAFGVSRVVLDVFGPELVFDLSLPLGFSAGLVLSTVGAITLTAASLIALRKDHLKRRLAYSTISQLSYIILGLGLFGWYGLVGALLHIPAHAFMKLTLFFCAGNIHVSTHTDYISQMAGIGKRMPLTMGAFTVASLGMAGIPLLAGFVSKYYMLIGGVQMGMELTPIAYYLVGALLLSGVLNVAYFWPVIYTAFFEAEDAHDAKPLVDFPLGGESRSIVAATDGGRAGDDADDSDDDDEGESADTVDDIVADAGDADDSSSDADGVDESEIPDADLDDLPTDEEGVVRPDFAASERDFSEPAERVDTGDYAVDKRPSDADVPFGPGRADAADERAGDAAEAHDDGEPAADAHDAHAGDDHAVADHDDHGADDHDDGHHGGPPAGGWEHVAGLDALRGRESTWFTLGPILTSMTLAVLLGVIPYEMGFLELIELIVDTRLPEEVMRP, from the coding sequence ATGATAGAAGCTACACCCGACATACGTCCCCTACTGGCGGTTCTCGTCTCGTTCGTCGCGGCGTTTTTCATCGTCGCGTCGCACCGCTCGCCGAACGTCCGAGAGGGGTGGACGCTCGTCGCGTCGCTCGCGAAGTTTGGCGTCGTCGCGTCGATGCTCCCGGCGGTCCTCGACGGCGCGGTGTTCGAGTGGTCGGCCGGGGCGTTCCTCCCCGGGGTCGGCGCGCCGATCGAGTTCGCGCTCCGCGCGGACGCGCTCGGCATGCTGTTCGCGTTCCTCGCGAGCGGGCTGTGGATCGTCACATCGTTCTACAGCATCGGCTACATGCGCGGGTTAGACGAGCCGAACCAGACCCGGTACTTCGCGGCGTTCGCGGTGTCGCTCGCGGCGACGATGGGGATCGCGTTCGCGGGCAACCTCGTGACGATCTTCGTCTTCTACGAGATCCTGTCGATCGCGACGTACCCCCTCGTCGCGCACGACGAGACGGCCGAGGCGCGCTCGGCCGGCCGCAAGTACCTCGCGTACACGATGTTCGGCGGGGGCGTGCTCGTCCTCGCCGGCACAGCGCTCGTCTACCTGCTCGCCGGCTCCGTCGACTTCACCGCGGGCGGCATCGCGGAGCTCGCGAACGCCGACCCCGGGCTGGCGATGCTCGCCTTCTTCCTGCTCGCGATCGGGTTCGGCGTGAAGGCCGGGATCATGCCGCTCCACCAGTGGCTCCCCGAGGCGATGGTGGCGCCGACGCCGGTCTCCGGGCTGCTCCACGCGGTCGCGGTCGTCAAGTCCGGCGCGTTCGGCGTCTCGCGGGTCGTCTTAGACGTGTTCGGTCCCGAACTCGTCTTCGACCTCTCGCTACCGCTCGGGTTCTCCGCCGGCCTCGTCCTCTCGACCGTCGGGGCGATCACGCTCACCGCGGCCTCCCTCATCGCCCTCCGAAAGGACCACTTGAAGCGCCGACTCGCCTACTCGACGATCAGCCAGCTGAGCTACATCATCCTCGGGCTGGGGCTGTTCGGTTGGTACGGGCTGGTGGGCGCGCTCTTACACATCCCGGCGCACGCGTTCATGAAGCTCACCCTGTTCTTCTGTGCGGGCAACATCCACGTGTCGACCCACACGGACTACATCTCCCAGATGGCGGGGATCGGCAAGCGGATGCCCCTGACGATGGGGGCGTTCACGGTCGCCTCGCTGGGGATGGCGGGGATCCCGCTGCTCGCCGGCTTCGTCAGCAAGTACTACATGCTGATCGGCGGGGTTCAGATGGGGATGGAGCTCACCCCGATCGCGTACTACCTCGTGGGCGCGCTCCTCCTCTCCGGCGTACTCAACGTCGCCTACTTCTGGCCGGTTATCTACACCGCCTTCTTCGAGGCGGAGGACGCCCACGACGCGAAGCCGCTCGTCGACTTCCCGCTCGGCGGCGAGTCGCGGTCGATCGTGGCGGCGACCGACGGGGGCCGCGCAGGTGACGACGCGGACGACTCTGACGACGATGACGAGGGGGAATCCGCTGACACCGTCGACGACATCGTCGCGGACGCGGGAGACGCGGACGACTCCTCGTCCGACGCCGACGGCGTCGACGAGTCCGAGATTCCGGACGCCGACCTCGACGACCTCCCGACCGACGAGGAGGGCGTCGTCCGGCCGGACTTCGCGGCGAGCGAGCGCGACTTCTCGGAGCCGGCCGAGCGCGTCGACACGGGCGACTACGCTGTCGACAAGCGCCCCTCCGACGCCGACGTGCCGTTCGGCCCGGGACGCGCCGACGCGGCCGACGAGCGCGCGGGCGACGCCGCCGAGGCCCACGACGACGGCGAACCCGCCGCCGACGCTCACGACGCTCACGCCGGCGACGACCACGCCGTAGCTGATCACGACGACCACGGGGCCGACGACCACGACGACGGCCACCACGGCGGCCCGCCGGCTGGCGGCTGGGAGCACGTCGCCGGGCTCGACGCCCTCCGCGGGCGCGAGTCGACGTGGTTCACGCTCGGCCCGATTCTCACCTCGATGACGCTCGCGGTGCTGCTCGGGGTGATCCCCTACGAGATGGGCTTCCTGGAGCTGATCGAGCTCATCGTCGACACGCGGCTCCCCGAGGAGGTGATGCGCCCGTGA